One Desulfocurvus vexinensis DSM 17965 genomic window, CGGTGATCTGGTGATAGGCGGCCAGGGCCGCCCCGGTGCGCGCCCCGGCGGCAGGGGCCGCCACCTCGCCCGGCTGCCAGGGCAGCACGCGCAGCACCGCCCCGCCCAGGGCCGCCGTGCCCGTGCGCAACACCCCGCGCACCGTGCTCACGGCGCGCAGCCCGGCGAGGTGCGAGCGCACGTTGCGGGCGGCCTCGGCGGTGGCCCGGAGCTGGGCGTAGAGCCCGTCGGAGATGCCCCGGTCGTCCACCTCCACTTCGAGGCGGAAGGTGTACGGCGCGCCCTTGGGCTCCTCCTCGAACCATTCACGCACGCGCACCGTGTAGCCCAGGGCGCCCACGGCCCGCTCCAGGGCCCCGCGCGTGCCCTTGATGCGGTGTACCGCCACGCAGCGGCGGATCACCTCGCGGCGCTGGGCCTCGGTCCACTCCGGTTCCCACTGGTCCACGCTCATGGCCCAGGCCAGCCAGGGCAGCAGCGCCGCCGGGCAGGCGTCCGGGTTCCACAGCGTGGCCACGGGCACGGGCACCCCGGACAGCCGGGCCAGGGCCTCGGCCAGGGCGCGCTCCTGGGCCGTGGCGCTTGCGGGCAGCAGGTCAGCCACCGGCCACGCCTCCCAGGGTCAGCGTCACGGCGGAGCACCACGGCGCCTCGCCCGGGCCCACGGCCACGGTGGCCCCGGGGCTGGCCAGCTCCACGCGCTGCACGCCCTCGCGGTGCAGGGCCGCGTACAGCGCGGAGAGCGGCATGTCGCGCCCCAGGCGGTGCCCGGCGTCGGCCACGGCCAGCACGGCCTCGCGCGCCGCGTCCAGGACCACGGCGGGGTCCGGCCCCGCGTAGGTGTAGACCGTGGCCTCCACGACATAGGGCACCACCGTGGCCGCAGCCACGGTCACCTGGTCCGTGAGCGGGCGCACGTCGGCGCCGCCGAGCACGGCGGCCACGGCGTCCAGCAGCCCGGGCGCGGGCGTGCCGTCACCGGCCATGCCCAGCACGGTCACCAGCACCTCGCCCGGAGCCGGAGACGCCACGGCCACGCTCTTGACCCCGGGCACGGACAGGGCATGGAAGATGTACGCCCCCGAGGGCCCGGCGGTGGACAGGCCCTCCAGGGACAGGGGCACCCGGCGGCGCAGGCTCTCGTCGTCCTCCCAGGTCGCGGCCACGGGGGGCGAGGCCCCGGGGTCGCCGGGGTCCAGCAGGTTGCGCGCCACGCCCAGCAGCGCGGCCAGGTTGTCCAGGTCCGCGCCCTGGGCGTAGGCCAGCATGCAGGCCCGGGCCGCGTCGTTCACGCGCTGGCGCAGCAGCACCTCGCGGTAGGCCGCCACCTCCAGCACCTTCACGGCAGGGTCGGACTCCAGCAGCGCGTCGAACTCCGGCCAGCG contains:
- a CDS encoding phage tail protein I codes for the protein MADLLPASATAQERALAEALARLSGVPVPVATLWNPDACPAALLPWLAWAMSVDQWEPEWTEAQRREVIRRCVAVHRIKGTRGALERAVGALGYTVRVREWFEEEPKGAPYTFRLEVEVDDRGISDGLYAQLRATAEAARNVRSHLAGLRAVSTVRGVLRTGTAALGGAVLRVLPWQPGEVAAPAAGARTGAALAAYHQITVQPSGGEHD
- a CDS encoding baseplate assembly protein, producing MSGGYSAIDLARLPAPRVVEALDFETVLTALMADVAARWPEFDALLESDPAVKVLEVAAYREVLLRQRVNDAARACMLAYAQGADLDNLAALLGVARNLLDPGDPGASPPVAATWEDDESLRRRVPLSLEGLSTAGPSGAYIFHALSVPGVKSVAVASPAPGEVLVTVLGMAGDGTPAPGLLDAVAAVLGGADVRPLTDQVTVAAATVVPYVVEATVYTYAGPDPAVVLDAAREAVLAVADAGHRLGRDMPLSALYAALHREGVQRVELASPGATVAVGPGEAPWCSAVTLTLGGVAGG